CAAATATCCAAACAGATCGCGACAATCCTATCGGATATTATGAAGGAGATCCGCTTCCGCCAAAAACCGCATTCTTAACGTTTGATGACGGTCCTTCCGACTGGACCTCGGACGTATTGGATGTGCTCAAAAAAGAGAATGTAAAAGCTACATTCTTCGTATGCGGGGCTTGGCTGCCAAAGGCCAGCACAAGAGGGAACAGTTTCCGAAAATACAAAACGGTTTTGATCAGAATGAAAGAAGAAGGTCATACGATCGGAAATCATACTCTTGGCCACCAAAACTTCGCTTATATGTCCCCGAAAAGAATAGAAAGACAATTGGATGAAAACCAAAAATTATACCAAAATGAACTAGGAGAATATTCCGGAAAATTAATATGGATCCGGCCTCCTTTCGGTTCCCCTTATATTAGGACTAAGAACGAAACAGTTCGAAAAAGAGTAAGTTCAGCATTACAAGGAAAAGGACTCGTATTCATGTGGACCAAAGAATTCGATTCTACGGATTCTAAAGAATGGGTGAAAGGGGAATGGTATGAAAAAGGACCGAGGATCGATCCGGATAACGAAAAATTCAGAAAGAAAATGGATCGGATCTATAATTCATTAGCGTATAAAACGGAAGGACAAGGAGTAGTGATCTTATTTCACGATACACATCCTACTACAAAAGAAGTTCTACCGTACATCATAGAAAAATTGAAAGCGGAAGGATATACTTTCGCTACTGCAGAAGATTATACCAAATGGCGTTGGGGAAAAACCAGCGAAGAGTTAAGCGAGGAAGTCTCGGATTGAACGCCGTTTTTTAAAAAACAAAAAACACTTTTCTTCCCACATTCTGGATCTAAACAGGTCCGAAGT
The DNA window shown above is from Leptospira dzoumogneensis and carries:
- a CDS encoding polysaccharide deacetylase family protein, giving the protein MQTAALFLSLLSLIYCSSFATSTNIQTDRDNPIGYYEGDPLPPKTAFLTFDDGPSDWTSDVLDVLKKENVKATFFVCGAWLPKASTRGNSFRKYKTVLIRMKEEGHTIGNHTLGHQNFAYMSPKRIERQLDENQKLYQNELGEYSGKLIWIRPPFGSPYIRTKNETVRKRVSSALQGKGLVFMWTKEFDSTDSKEWVKGEWYEKGPRIDPDNEKFRKKMDRIYNSLAYKTEGQGVVILFHDTHPTTKEVLPYIIEKLKAEGYTFATAEDYTKWRWGKTSEELSEEVSD